One window of Candidatus Chlorobium masyuteum genomic DNA carries:
- a CDS encoding 3-deoxy-7-phosphoheptulonate synthase, whose product MEQLHDLRVSRIIRLSSPREFKEKLPVDEKAAGTIVNGRREVENILTGKDRRMLIIVGPCSIHDMDSALEYARKLAALRIELKDDLCILMRVYFEKPRTTVGWKGFINDPHLDDTYDIEHGLFYARKLLLEINQMGLPAATEFLDPISPQYVADVVSWAAIGARTIESQTHRQMASGLSMPVGFKNSTDGRINVAVDAIRSAMHPHSFLGIDPDGYSSVITTKGNPFGHLVLRGGDKPNYDAKSIALAESWIAKAGLEQSLLVDCSHANSGKKHEQQLKVWEDVLKQKSEGNRSIIGVMIESNICAGNQPFPEEPGKLRYGVSITDECISWEETERMLREGAAVMRTLAGKH is encoded by the coding sequence ATGGAACAGTTACATGATTTAAGGGTTTCACGAATTATTCGCCTCTCTTCACCGAGGGAGTTCAAGGAGAAGTTACCTGTTGATGAGAAGGCCGCCGGAACTATCGTTAACGGTCGCCGTGAAGTTGAAAATATATTGACCGGCAAGGACAGACGGATGCTCATTATTGTCGGGCCCTGTTCCATACATGATATGGACTCTGCTCTTGAGTATGCCCGCAAACTTGCTGCTTTGAGGATCGAACTCAAGGATGATCTCTGTATCCTGATGCGGGTTTACTTTGAAAAGCCGCGCACCACAGTCGGGTGGAAAGGGTTTATCAACGATCCTCATCTTGATGATACCTACGATATTGAACACGGTCTTTTTTACGCCCGCAAACTCCTGCTTGAAATCAATCAGATGGGTCTTCCGGCAGCGACGGAGTTTCTTGATCCCATATCGCCCCAGTATGTTGCCGATGTTGTAAGCTGGGCAGCCATCGGAGCAAGAACTATCGAGTCGCAGACCCACCGGCAGATGGCCAGTGGGCTCTCAATGCCTGTCGGCTTCAAAAACTCTACTGATGGCCGTATCAATGTGGCTGTTGATGCGATCCGTTCAGCAATGCACCCGCACAGTTTTCTTGGCATTGACCCTGACGGATACAGCAGTGTTATAACGACTAAGGGAAATCCTTTCGGTCATCTTGTGCTTCGGGGGGGCGACAAACCCAATTATGATGCAAAAAGCATTGCTCTTGCCGAGTCCTGGATTGCAAAGGCAGGCCTTGAACAGTCACTGCTGGTGGACTGCAGCCATGCCAATTCAGGCAAAAAACATGAACAGCAGCTTAAGGTCTGGGAGGATGTTCTCAAGCAGAAAAGCGAAGGGAACAGGAGTATTATCGGTGTTATGATCGAGAGCAACATCTGTGCGGGTAACCAGCCGTTTCCTGAAGAGCCGGGAAAACTCCGCTACGGAGTCTCCATTACCGATGAGTGTATTTCATGGGAAGAGACCGAACGGATGCTCCGGGAGGGTGCTGCGGTTATGCGCACGCTTGCCGGGAAGCATTAA
- a CDS encoding GNAT family N-acetyltransferase, translating to MAIEIRQVSNKRERKEFIKFAWQIYRNDPELNKYWVPPVIDDYMKTLDTGKFPLYEHADLAMFTAWRDGVMAGTIAAVENRRHNEFHGDKVGFWGFFESVNDQKVADALFDAAAAWLKKKGLNAMRGPVSPSMNDQCGMLTKGYDSPPVFLMLYNPPYYNELTKNYGHRVGQELLAWYIDQKIIDIERLRRISEHVMKKEGLSIRILNMKDFDGEIERIREIYNRAWESNWGFVPMTTKEFDCLAKSLKPLANPHYIYFVEDRNKRTVGFSLSLPDVNQALRHVNGNPFSPFGLLKYLWYSRKITMVRTITMGVLPEYRKKGVDSILNTHIADYGGKHGVFASEMSWVLKCNEAMSKLAKVIGGKPYKEYIIYEADI from the coding sequence ATGGCTATTGAGATTCGACAGGTCAGCAACAAAAGAGAGCGCAAGGAGTTCATCAAATTTGCTTGGCAGATCTATCGGAATGATCCTGAACTCAATAAATACTGGGTTCCCCCGGTCATTGACGATTATATGAAAACGCTCGATACCGGGAAGTTCCCCCTCTATGAACATGCCGATCTTGCCATGTTTACGGCATGGAGGGATGGCGTTATGGCTGGTACAATTGCGGCAGTTGAAAACCGCCGGCATAACGAGTTTCACGGCGACAAGGTCGGGTTCTGGGGTTTTTTTGAATCGGTCAATGACCAGAAGGTTGCCGATGCCCTTTTTGATGCTGCTGCGGCATGGCTGAAGAAGAAAGGTCTCAATGCGATGCGCGGACCTGTCAGTCCCTCCATGAACGACCAGTGCGGCATGCTGACAAAAGGTTACGACAGTCCGCCGGTTTTTCTCATGCTCTACAATCCACCCTACTACAATGAGCTGACCAAAAACTATGGTCACCGTGTCGGCCAGGAGCTTCTTGCCTGGTATATCGACCAGAAAATAATTGATATTGAACGTCTTCGCCGCATCTCGGAGCATGTCATGAAAAAGGAGGGGCTCTCGATACGGATTTTGAATATGAAGGATTTTGATGGCGAGATTGAACGAATCAGAGAGATCTACAACCGAGCCTGGGAGAGTAACTGGGGCTTTGTGCCCATGACCACAAAAGAGTTCGATTGCCTCGCAAAAAGTCTGAAACCGCTTGCGAATCCTCACTATATCTACTTTGTCGAAGATCGAAACAAACGCACGGTCGGCTTTTCCCTCTCTCTTCCGGATGTCAACCAGGCGCTCAGGCATGTCAACGGAAACCCATTCTCTCCCTTCGGCCTTCTTAAATATCTCTGGTACAGCCGTAAAATCACCATGGTCCGTACCATAACCATGGGTGTGCTGCCTGAATATCGAAAAAAAGGTGTAGACAGCATCCTGAACACTCATATTGCCGATTACGGAGGCAAACATGGTGTCTTTGCCAGTGAAATGAGCTGGGTTCTCAAGTGCAATGAAGCCATGAGCAAACTGGCCAAGGTGATCGGAGGCAAACCCTACAAGGAGTATATCATCTACGAAGCCGATATTTGA
- a CDS encoding TorF family putative porin codes for MKKTAKLLTLAVAIFAGSVGTAQAEGFKVGADVVSSYVWRGGELGNSPAIQPALSYTLPGSGIVVGGWGSYAISQDAGTRYKEVDLFATIPVGPLSFTVTDYYTSTATSRSFDFTNDGPNIVELSVAYAKENVSLLAAINVAGNNTGANKNAKYCEAGYKFYDKDGYTAKGVVGLGDEDVYGDKQGDKIAVVNTGVSVSKDRYTASYIYNPDTEASHLVFMASF; via the coding sequence ATGAAAAAAACAGCAAAATTATTAACGCTCGCTGTTGCAATTTTTGCAGGCTCGGTCGGAACAGCCCAGGCTGAAGGGTTTAAAGTAGGCGCTGATGTCGTGAGCAGCTATGTATGGAGAGGCGGAGAGCTTGGTAACTCACCTGCTATCCAGCCGGCACTCTCCTACACACTTCCCGGAAGCGGTATTGTAGTAGGTGGATGGGGATCATATGCCATTTCACAGGATGCTGGAACCCGATACAAGGAAGTTGACCTTTTTGCTACCATTCCGGTCGGACCGCTCAGCTTTACGGTAACCGATTACTATACATCAACGGCCACCAGCAGGTCATTTGACTTCACCAATGACGGTCCGAATATTGTTGAGCTCAGCGTTGCCTATGCAAAAGAGAATGTCTCCCTTCTTGCCGCAATCAACGTAGCAGGCAACAATACCGGAGCCAACAAAAACGCCAAATACTGTGAAGCCGGCTACAAGTTCTATGACAAGGATGGCTACACAGCCAAAGGTGTTGTAGGTCTTGGCGATGAGGATGTGTATGGTGACAAGCAGGGCGACAAAATCGCTGTTGTCAACACCGGCGTATCGGTTTCCAAAGACCGCTACACCGCATCTTACATCTACAATCCTGATACGGAAGCTTCACACCTTGTCTTTATGGCATCGTTCTGA
- a CDS encoding ATP-binding protein — MPVYRHEIVLTGRDSQYSALHDFIASFAASKGYSAQFSDDLQLSLKEAFINAVKHGNLERDELSVSCSLRTEGDMLLATIKDCGEGFNPEELPDPLDPHNRFQLSGRGVYIIKSIAESINLERSRDGSTLMLRYIPY; from the coding sequence ATGCCTGTTTACCGACATGAGATAGTGCTCACCGGAAGAGATAGCCAATACAGTGCTCTTCACGATTTCATAGCATCTTTTGCCGCATCAAAAGGGTATAGTGCTCAATTTTCGGACGACCTGCAGCTCTCTCTGAAAGAGGCGTTTATCAATGCTGTCAAACATGGAAATCTGGAGCGTGATGAACTTTCCGTATCATGTTCACTCCGCACCGAAGGGGATATGCTTCTTGCAACCATAAAGGATTGCGGAGAGGGATTCAATCCTGAAGAACTTCCGGATCCTCTCGATCCTCATAATCGCTTTCAACTCTCCGGTCGGGGGGTATATATTATCAAAAGTATTGCAGAAAGCATCAATCTCGAGCGCAGCCGGGATGGATCAACCCTGATGTTGCGTTATATTCCCTATTGA
- the pgi gene encoding glucose-6-phosphate isomerase produces MDLSRSAAWSALASHQHETERMHMRELFRNDSQRFERFSLSCGELLLDYSKNRITPRTMELLVELARHAGVEAKRRAMFEGKAINSTENRAVLHTALRRPSGYALEVEGLNLSDEIADVLLQMKGFCERIISGTWKGYTGKVLTDVVNIGIGGSDLGPCMVTEALRPFAHGGLQVHFVSNIDGTHITETLKKLDPETTLFIIASKTFTTQETLTNALSAREWFLRCAVSESHIARHFAAVSTNRAKVIEFGIDEANMFRFWDWVGGRYSLWSSIGLSIALYLGFERFEELLQGAWAMDEHFQNEPLEHNIPVLLALLGIWYNNFFGVSSHAVIPYDQYLHRFPAYLQQLDMESNGKRVNRDGNTVDYATGPVIWGEPGTNSQHAFFQLLHQGTGFIPADFIVPLTSQNPAGEHHDILLSNCFAQTEALMKGKTAEEVRLELEAAGMEPSALEALLPHKVFQGNRPTNTILLNELTPFNLGKLIAMYEHKVFVQGVIWDINSFDQWGVELGKQLAKAIYPEIQGTQTVTAHDCSTNALINAYREARRK; encoded by the coding sequence ATGGACCTGTCACGAAGCGCTGCATGGAGTGCCCTCGCCTCACACCAGCATGAAACAGAAAGAATGCACATGAGGGAGTTGTTCCGGAACGACTCTCAGCGGTTTGAACGATTTTCTCTCAGTTGCGGGGAACTGCTTCTTGACTATTCAAAGAACCGGATAACCCCGCGCACCATGGAGCTGCTGGTTGAACTTGCTCGCCATGCAGGAGTGGAAGCAAAACGGCGCGCGATGTTTGAAGGCAAGGCTATTAACTCAACCGAAAATCGTGCGGTGCTCCATACGGCTCTTCGCAGGCCTTCAGGATATGCACTTGAAGTTGAGGGTCTCAATCTGTCAGATGAGATTGCCGATGTCCTTTTGCAGATGAAAGGGTTCTGTGAGCGGATTATATCAGGAACCTGGAAGGGTTATACCGGTAAAGTACTGACCGATGTGGTCAATATCGGTATCGGAGGCTCCGATCTCGGTCCCTGTATGGTCACAGAGGCACTTCGCCCCTTTGCTCATGGAGGACTTCAGGTGCATTTTGTTTCCAACATTGATGGCACCCATATCACCGAAACCCTGAAAAAACTCGATCCGGAAACAACCCTGTTTATTATTGCCTCCAAAACCTTTACAACACAGGAGACACTTACCAATGCCCTGAGTGCCCGTGAGTGGTTTTTAAGGTGTGCCGTCAGTGAATCGCATATTGCAAGGCATTTTGCCGCCGTATCGACCAACAGGGCAAAGGTTATCGAGTTTGGAATTGATGAGGCCAACATGTTCAGATTCTGGGACTGGGTAGGGGGGCGCTACTCCCTCTGGTCTTCCATCGGCCTCTCTATTGCGCTCTATCTCGGTTTTGAGCGATTTGAAGAGCTCCTTCAGGGAGCCTGGGCGATGGATGAGCATTTTCAGAACGAACCGCTTGAGCATAATATCCCTGTTCTGCTCGCACTGCTCGGCATCTGGTACAATAACTTTTTCGGTGTCTCCTCACACGCAGTCATTCCCTATGACCAGTATCTTCACCGCTTTCCGGCCTATCTCCAGCAGCTTGATATGGAGAGTAACGGCAAGAGGGTCAACAGGGATGGTAACACCGTAGATTATGCGACCGGACCGGTGATCTGGGGTGAGCCCGGTACCAACTCCCAGCACGCTTTTTTCCAGCTTCTGCACCAGGGAACCGGATTTATTCCTGCAGATTTTATTGTGCCGCTTACAAGTCAGAATCCGGCAGGGGAGCATCATGATATTCTGCTCTCCAACTGCTTTGCCCAGACCGAAGCGCTTATGAAAGGTAAAACCGCCGAGGAGGTCCGTCTTGAGCTTGAGGCTGCGGGAATGGAGCCTTCCGCTCTTGAAGCGCTGCTTCCGCACAAGGTTTTTCAGGGTAACAGGCCGACCAACACCATTCTCCTCAATGAACTCACGCCATTCAATCTTGGCAAGCTCATCGCCATGTATGAGCACAAGGTCTTTGTTCAGGGTGTGATCTGGGATATCAACTCCTTTGATCAATGGGGTGTTGAGCTCGGCAAACAGCTTGCAAAAGCGATCTATCCGGAAATTCAGGGAACGCAAACGGTTACCGCTCATGACTGTTCAACCAATGCGCTGATCAATGCCTATCGGGAGGCGAGGAGGAAATAA
- a CDS encoding P-II family nitrogen regulator produces the protein MKKIEAVIRRSKFEEVKAALHAIDIDFFSYTETYGVGNERKKKDVFRGSADTDYISRLTLSIVVRDINLRKTVDCLLKSAYTGEIGDGKIFVWTIEESYRIRTGESGDDSMYNKD, from the coding sequence ATGAAAAAAATTGAAGCCGTTATACGGCGCTCCAAATTTGAAGAGGTAAAAGCCGCACTGCATGCCATTGATATTGACTTTTTCTCCTATACCGAAACATACGGAGTGGGTAATGAGAGAAAAAAGAAGGATGTCTTCCGCGGCTCTGCCGATACCGACTACATATCACGACTGACGCTCTCTATTGTTGTTCGCGATATCAATCTTCGGAAAACTGTTGACTGTCTTTTGAAATCAGCCTATACCGGCGAAATCGGTGACGGCAAGATTTTCGTCTGGACTATTGAGGAGTCCTACCGTATCCGTACCGGCGAGAGTGGTGACGACTCCATGTACAACAAAGATTAG
- a CDS encoding ammonium transporter, whose protein sequence is MNSGTINLERGQYFARIRENLVKQKNWKLGATIFAGKMIGLLVVLLSMNMLTGVIGVPAMAADAYSPAETNIINAINTVWTLVAAALVFGMQAGFVMLEAGFARKRETVNVLIECVLDTAICGISFWAIGYAFMFSTGNGFIGQEWFFLQGTPATYGSTGVALLAHWVFQFAFADTASTITSGAMIGRTSFRGDILYSICVTAFIYPIIGHWAWGPDGFLVTMGTPGNFLPELGNPFRDFAGSTVVHTIGGVVSLAGAIVLGPRIGRVFLRDDKARGGLPAAHNLPVAVTGAFLLWFGWYGFNPGSTLSAMDAVGIGRVAANTTLAACAGALSAIFLAFYFGSFKGKFDVGFTVNGLLGGLVAITAPCYWVSPFGSIIIGLIAGAIVFGGIYLLEYLRIDDPVGAVPVHGMNGIFGTLSIGLFASGEYGFATPLGPDNAAPVAGLFYGGGWNVFLAQLTGSAIITLTTFAVAMILMFVINTLPYPFKLRVEPEAETGIGGLDVFEHGAEAYSN, encoded by the coding sequence ATGAATTCAGGAACTATCAATCTCGAAAGGGGGCAGTATTTCGCCCGGATCAGGGAGAATCTGGTAAAACAGAAAAACTGGAAACTCGGGGCTACCATCTTTGCCGGCAAGATGATCGGGCTTCTTGTTGTCCTCTTGTCCATGAACATGTTGACGGGAGTTATCGGTGTTCCGGCAATGGCCGCAGATGCCTACTCCCCGGCTGAAACCAATATCATCAACGCAATTAACACGGTCTGGACGTTGGTCGCCGCGGCACTCGTTTTCGGCATGCAGGCCGGCTTTGTCATGCTTGAAGCCGGTTTCGCCAGAAAGCGTGAAACGGTGAACGTGCTTATTGAGTGCGTGCTTGATACGGCAATCTGCGGTATCTCATTCTGGGCTATCGGCTACGCATTCATGTTCAGTACCGGCAATGGCTTTATCGGCCAGGAGTGGTTTTTTCTGCAGGGTACACCGGCAACCTATGGATCAACCGGTGTAGCATTGCTTGCTCACTGGGTCTTCCAGTTTGCATTTGCCGATACCGCATCAACCATCACCTCTGGTGCTATGATCGGACGTACCAGCTTCCGTGGAGATATTCTCTACAGTATTTGTGTGACGGCATTTATCTATCCAATCATCGGTCACTGGGCATGGGGTCCGGACGGTTTTCTTGTAACCATGGGTACTCCCGGAAACTTCCTGCCTGAACTTGGTAACCCTTTCCGTGACTTTGCCGGTTCAACAGTTGTGCATACCATCGGCGGTGTAGTATCCCTTGCCGGAGCTATTGTTTTAGGGCCACGTATCGGTCGTGTATTCCTTCGTGACGACAAAGCGAGAGGTGGACTGCCAGCAGCACACAACCTGCCGGTTGCCGTTACAGGTGCTTTCCTCTTGTGGTTCGGATGGTACGGATTCAACCCCGGAAGCACGCTATCGGCTATGGATGCAGTTGGTATTGGCCGCGTGGCAGCAAATACGACACTCGCGGCATGTGCCGGAGCACTCAGCGCCATATTTTTAGCCTTCTATTTCGGCTCATTCAAAGGGAAGTTTGACGTCGGCTTTACGGTGAACGGTCTGCTTGGCGGTCTGGTCGCAATCACCGCTCCCTGCTACTGGGTCTCTCCGTTTGGTTCGATCATCATCGGCCTTATTGCAGGTGCGATTGTGTTTGGTGGTATCTACCTTCTGGAGTATCTCCGTATTGATGATCCGGTCGGAGCTGTTCCGGTTCACGGAATGAATGGTATTTTCGGCACTCTTTCTATCGGATTGTTTGCCAGTGGAGAGTACGGTTTTGCAACACCTCTCGGTCCTGATAACGCGGCTCCTGTAGCCGGTCTCTTCTACGGTGGCGGATGGAATGTATTCCTTGCGCAGCTCACCGGAAGCGCAATCATTACTCTTACAACCTTTGCTGTTGCCATGATTCTGATGTTCGTCATCAATACATTACCCTATCCATTCAAACTTCGTGTCGAGCCTGAAGCTGAAACCGGAATTGGAGGACTGGATGTGTTCGAGCATGGTGCAGAAGCCTACTCCAACTGA
- a CDS encoding ammonium transporter produces the protein MSKKLLIILSGVFLTLCIVVGGDAYALKSLDPSGATTGLTVDVTAATAGSPTATEITDQIGKNKVSINMMWVLITGFLVMFMQAGFAMVEAGLTRAKNAAHTMSMNMMIYPIGMLAFFICGFGIMFGGVGPLATLGGYDGLNQEFAISLFGHTFGLFGTKGFFLSGVYDVSVFALFLFQMVFMDTTATIPTGSMAERWKFSSFVAYGFFVGTILYPVYGNWVWGGGWLSQLGNQFGLGNGHVDFAGSSVVHLTGGVLALVGAIVIGPRIGKFNKDGSPNAIPGHNIPMAIVGTFILAFGWFGFNPGSTLAGTDLRMSIVAVNTMIASATGAIGAMLYMWWFKTKKPDPTMMINGLLAGLVAITAPCAFVTVQVAALIGLIAGILVIEAAFFIEKVLKIDDPVGAVAVHGVNGAWGCIALGLFADGTYGAGLNGVAGPVTGLFYGNPGQLYAELIGISANIIYIGALGWVVFKLIDLVIGNRVKPEDELDGLDIPEMGVEGYCGIRLDKNSETPLSK, from the coding sequence ATGTCAAAGAAACTACTTATTATTCTGTCAGGTGTATTCCTGACTCTCTGCATCGTGGTGGGAGGCGATGCATATGCACTGAAGTCCCTGGATCCAAGTGGAGCAACAACCGGCCTTACCGTTGATGTTACTGCAGCAACTGCCGGTTCACCTACAGCAACTGAAATAACTGACCAGATCGGAAAAAACAAGGTCTCCATCAACATGATGTGGGTCCTGATAACCGGTTTTCTTGTCATGTTCATGCAGGCAGGTTTTGCCATGGTCGAAGCCGGCCTGACAAGGGCAAAAAATGCGGCACACACCATGTCGATGAACATGATGATCTATCCTATAGGAATGCTCGCATTTTTTATATGCGGATTCGGAATCATGTTTGGCGGAGTCGGACCGCTTGCAACGCTTGGAGGCTATGACGGCCTGAACCAGGAGTTTGCAATAAGCCTCTTCGGACACACTTTCGGACTCTTTGGCACAAAGGGGTTCTTCCTCAGTGGAGTCTATGATGTCAGTGTTTTTGCGCTCTTCCTCTTCCAGATGGTTTTCATGGATACCACGGCAACCATACCGACCGGCTCGATGGCAGAACGCTGGAAGTTCTCATCCTTCGTTGCCTACGGTTTTTTTGTAGGCACGATACTCTATCCGGTTTACGGTAACTGGGTATGGGGCGGCGGATGGCTCTCCCAGCTTGGCAACCAGTTTGGCCTCGGCAATGGACATGTTGATTTCGCTGGTTCATCGGTGGTTCACCTTACCGGTGGTGTACTTGCTCTGGTCGGCGCGATTGTTATCGGACCTCGAATCGGCAAGTTCAATAAAGATGGTTCACCTAATGCCATTCCGGGTCACAACATCCCTATGGCTATTGTTGGTACCTTTATCCTTGCTTTTGGTTGGTTCGGTTTCAACCCCGGCTCAACCCTTGCAGGAACAGATCTTCGCATGAGTATCGTTGCTGTTAACACTATGATTGCTTCGGCAACCGGTGCTATTGGCGCAATGCTCTACATGTGGTGGTTCAAGACCAAAAAGCCTGATCCAACCATGATGATCAACGGACTTCTGGCCGGTCTTGTGGCGATTACAGCTCCCTGTGCGTTTGTCACTGTTCAGGTGGCGGCATTGATCGGACTGATTGCCGGTATTCTGGTTATTGAAGCTGCATTTTTCATTGAGAAAGTGCTCAAAATTGATGATCCGGTTGGTGCAGTTGCAGTTCACGGTGTCAATGGCGCATGGGGGTGTATTGCTCTTGGTCTCTTTGCTGACGGCACCTATGGCGCAGGCCTGAACGGTGTAGCCGGTCCGGTTACCGGACTCTTTTACGGCAACCCCGGTCAGCTTTATGCTGAACTCATAGGAATCTCGGCCAATATCATCTACATCGGTGCATTAGGATGGGTGGTCTTCAAGTTGATTGATCTTGTTATTGGCAACAGGGTCAAGCCTGAAGATGAACTTGACGGTCTTGATATTCCTGAAATGGGAGTTGAAGGCTATTGCGGTATCAGACTTGACAAAAACTCTGAGACGCCGCTCTCCAAGTAA
- a CDS encoding P-II family nitrogen regulator yields the protein MKKIEAIIRSSQYEEVKKALHDIDIDFFTWWDVTGQGNDTKHKTEIYRGTVRDTSFISRRYLSLVVRDVNLQKTIDCLLKTAYTGEVGDGKIFVSEIVQSYRIRTGESGDESLFNKD from the coding sequence ATGAAAAAAATCGAAGCTATCATACGATCAAGCCAGTATGAAGAGGTCAAAAAAGCTTTGCATGACATCGACATTGATTTCTTCACCTGGTGGGATGTCACGGGCCAGGGCAATGACACAAAGCACAAGACTGAAATATACCGGGGAACAGTCAGGGATACATCATTCATATCCCGGAGATATCTCTCCCTTGTTGTTCGCGATGTCAATCTGCAGAAAACTATCGACTGTCTGCTTAAGACCGCCTATACCGGTGAGGTTGGCGACGGGAAGATATTCGTTTCCGAAATCGTTCAGTCCTACAGAATCAGGACTGGAGAGAGCGGTGATGAATCACTTTTCAACAAGGACTGA
- a CDS encoding chloride channel protein, with protein sequence MKLSSYIHGRISRKLLAFFYGIIRRTRYFNGTSRQFFKLTLDYLLVQLNLNQDIPFLFVAVIVGLLTGYVAVVFHDAIVTISTLSFTGLRSFGKHTFIDDYWKVLLPFIPAFGGLIVGLYNAFIVKARPGHGLASVIKAVAQNDGIIDRKLWFHKSITSVVSIGSGGGGGREAPIVQVGAAIGSTVAQLLRFSPNKTRTLLGCGAAAGLAAVFNAPIGGVMFAVEVLLGDFSVKTFSPIVIAAVIGTVLSRSFLGNSPTFQVPEYALVSNTELLFYCLLGILAGLSAVMFIKIYYAIEEWFQRVEKRWKIPVWAMPAIGGLMSGVICIWFPGLYGFTYEAINNAVHGSESWNNMIGIYLFKPVVAGLSIGSGGSGGMFAPAMKMGAMLGGMFGNIVHMYFPAITATSGAYALVGMGALTAGIMRAPLTVILILFEVTGQYEIVLPIMFAAVTSSLIARLAYRHSMESYVLEKEGVRVGFGIALSVAEHISIAEVMKTDYVTFSDSESAANMIDVFFNTPESSFLVTDNQGMFSGIISLDEMRALLREDLLVGLIAEDIVKKDVPVLYETSKLDEALKLFEISDYDMLPVLDTNNGKLLGVVRQEEAFAFYRKQLNLYGSDQYESQRS encoded by the coding sequence ATGAAACTATCATCTTATATACATGGACGTATCAGCAGAAAGCTGTTAGCTTTTTTCTATGGCATCATCCGACGAACCCGTTACTTTAATGGAACTTCCCGGCAGTTTTTCAAGCTTACTCTCGATTATCTTCTTGTTCAGCTCAATCTTAATCAGGACATCCCGTTTTTATTTGTTGCTGTCATCGTCGGCCTTCTGACCGGTTATGTTGCTGTGGTTTTTCATGATGCCATTGTGACGATAAGCACCTTAAGCTTTACCGGTCTTCGATCATTCGGCAAACATACCTTCATCGACGACTACTGGAAGGTTCTGCTGCCCTTCATCCCTGCCTTTGGGGGACTGATTGTAGGGCTCTACAACGCATTTATAGTAAAAGCAAGGCCCGGGCATGGACTTGCATCGGTCATCAAGGCTGTGGCACAAAATGATGGTATTATTGACCGCAAACTCTGGTTTCATAAAAGTATTACATCGGTTGTGAGTATCGGTTCAGGAGGTGGTGGCGGTCGTGAAGCTCCAATTGTCCAGGTTGGCGCTGCAATCGGTTCAACAGTAGCCCAGTTGCTCCGGTTTTCGCCTAACAAGACCCGTACACTCCTTGGTTGCGGAGCAGCAGCAGGGCTGGCTGCTGTATTCAATGCACCCATTGGCGGTGTAATGTTTGCTGTTGAAGTGCTGCTGGGAGATTTCAGCGTCAAAACCTTCAGCCCCATTGTTATTGCGGCTGTCATTGGTACCGTACTTTCGAGAAGTTTTCTTGGTAACTCTCCGACTTTTCAGGTTCCCGAATACGCTCTGGTGTCGAATACCGAACTGCTGTTTTATTGTCTGCTCGGTATACTTGCCGGCCTTTCAGCCGTGATGTTCATTAAAATTTACTACGCTATCGAGGAGTGGTTTCAGAGAGTCGAAAAGAGATGGAAGATACCTGTATGGGCGATGCCTGCAATCGGCGGCCTAATGAGTGGGGTTATCTGTATCTGGTTTCCGGGGCTCTATGGATTTACCTATGAAGCAATAAATAATGCAGTTCATGGGAGTGAAAGCTGGAATAACATGATCGGTATTTATCTCTTCAAACCTGTTGTTGCCGGTCTCAGTATCGGTTCCGGAGGATCAGGCGGGATGTTTGCTCCAGCCATGAAAATGGGTGCAATGCTTGGTGGAATGTTCGGCAATATTGTTCATATGTATTTCCCTGCAATAACAGCCACATCAGGCGCTTATGCTCTTGTCGGTATGGGTGCATTAACGGCTGGTATTATGAGGGCGCCGTTGACCGTTATACTTATTCTTTTTGAAGTGACCGGTCAATACGAGATTGTGCTGCCAATCATGTTTGCTGCTGTTACCTCATCGCTGATTGCCCGGCTTGCCTATCGTCATAGTATGGAGAGCTATGTACTTGAAAAGGAGGGTGTTCGAGTAGGGTTTGGCATTGCTCTATCAGTTGCAGAACATATCAGTATTGCTGAAGTCATGAAAACAGACTACGTGACATTCAGCGATTCAGAGAGCGCTGCAAATATGATCGATGTTTTTTTTAATACACCGGAATCAAGCTTCCTGGTTACAGATAATCAAGGTATGTTTTCAGGAATCATCAGCCTTGATGAGATGAGAGCACTGCTGAGAGAGGATTTATTGGTAGGACTCATTGCTGAAGATATTGTCAAGAAGGATGTGCCTGTCCTTTATGAAACCTCAAAACTTGATGAAGCACTGAAGCTTTTTGAAATCTCTGATTATGATATGCTGCCGGTTCTTGATACAAACAACGGCAAACTGCTTGGAGTGGTCCGCCAGGAAGAGGCTTTTGCCTTTTATCGGAAGCAGCTCAATCTTTACGGGTCTGACCAGTATGAAAGTCAGAGATCATGA